A window from Chryseobacterium vaccae encodes these proteins:
- a CDS encoding NUDIX hydrolase: MKLKDTKSKETLQELIDTKDFVAHVSVDCTIFGFHNNILKVLLLKYHDLDLWSLPGGFVFNDEDLREAAARVLYERTHLKDLFLKQFHTFGRIDRTENNVHQILLRNKGIEVPQDHWIFQRFITVGYCSLIDFSIADTFPDAFNESCEWFEVDNLPKMAFDHDRIIETGLEYLRMNINTEAAASNLLPEKFTMKDLQLLYETILGQKFRRNNFQRKILSLNILDRLEKFYDGSANKAPYLYKFKNKIHNSAHQYPISNDEES, encoded by the coding sequence ATGAAACTCAAAGACACAAAAAGCAAAGAAACCCTTCAGGAACTTATTGATACAAAAGATTTTGTAGCACATGTATCTGTTGACTGCACGATATTCGGGTTTCACAACAATATTCTGAAAGTCCTGCTTTTAAAATATCATGATCTTGATCTATGGTCGCTTCCCGGCGGTTTTGTTTTCAATGATGAAGATCTTCGTGAGGCCGCTGCAAGGGTTCTGTATGAAAGAACTCATCTGAAAGACCTGTTTTTAAAGCAGTTTCACACTTTTGGAAGAATAGACCGTACCGAGAATAATGTACACCAGATCCTGCTTCGGAATAAAGGAATTGAGGTGCCTCAGGACCACTGGATCTTCCAGAGATTTATTACTGTAGGATACTGCAGTCTTATTGATTTTTCCATTGCGGATACTTTTCCTGATGCCTTCAATGAAAGCTGTGAATGGTTTGAAGTGGATAATCTGCCTAAAATGGCATTTGACCATGACAGGATCATAGAAACCGGGCTGGAATACCTTCGGATGAATATCAATACCGAAGCAGCAGCCAGCAACCTTCTGCCTGAAAAGTTTACCATGAAGGATCTTCAACTGCTGTATGAAACTATTTTAGGACAGAAATTCAGAAGAAATAATTTCCAGCGTAAAATATTAAGCTTGAATATTCTGGACAGGCTGGAGAAGTTTTATGACGGTTCTGCCAACAAAGCTCCTTACCTGTATAAATTCAAGAATAAAATCCATAATTCTGCCCACCAGTATCCTATCTCTAATGATGAGGAATCTTAA
- a CDS encoding MFS transporter — protein MTAKLSQISLPLKLTFLIFSMVLNCMGLVILQLSEAISYEKLGFLESFKDLPIAFISLFAVNFISKTGTKKALITALIIVGACSCLLPFIEDFWFYKVWFAIIGTCFAIGKICVFGIIRNNISDEKSLAKTMNSVEASFMIGIFVVNMGFGWLISSQYSEYWKFGFLSIAILSAVTIFLFSRLTISEAKKTETKGIISELSGFINPATIAFLGVIFFIVFVEQGFNSWLPSFYKNHLKIDSFFSLQATSFLALFSYAGRTVTANIIQRFSLSKYYLLCIGLIMAVLTLIVGIQYFGSENSGILVFLFPVIGLFLSPLYPVVNSKMIAQVDKEKINLFTSLIVIFSSLGSSVSSIIMSVLFGKELLNYYPIYILFAVLVLFTVSLIYFRLSGRKI, from the coding sequence ATGACTGCCAAGCTCTCCCAGATTTCACTTCCGTTAAAATTGACTTTCCTTATTTTTTCAATGGTACTGAACTGTATGGGGCTGGTCATCCTTCAGCTTTCTGAGGCCATTTCTTATGAAAAACTGGGATTTTTAGAATCATTTAAAGATCTTCCGATTGCTTTTATTTCCCTTTTTGCTGTTAATTTTATCAGTAAAACCGGAACCAAAAAAGCTTTGATCACAGCATTAATTATTGTTGGGGCCTGCTCCTGTCTTCTTCCTTTTATTGAAGATTTCTGGTTCTATAAGGTTTGGTTTGCTATTATCGGAACCTGCTTTGCGATTGGAAAAATCTGTGTTTTCGGGATTATCAGGAATAATATTTCGGATGAAAAATCACTTGCAAAAACGATGAATAGTGTGGAGGCTTCCTTTATGATCGGTATTTTTGTAGTGAATATGGGCTTTGGATGGCTGATCTCAAGTCAATATTCTGAATACTGGAAGTTTGGATTTTTATCTATTGCCATACTTTCGGCTGTAACGATATTTTTATTTTCCCGTCTGACGATTTCAGAAGCTAAGAAAACCGAAACGAAAGGAATCATTTCTGAGTTATCCGGTTTTATCAATCCCGCGACCATCGCATTTTTAGGCGTTATCTTTTTTATTGTGTTTGTGGAACAGGGATTTAATTCCTGGCTTCCTTCTTTTTACAAAAACCACCTGAAAATTGATTCGTTTTTTTCCCTGCAGGCGACTTCTTTTCTTGCTCTTTTTTCATATGCCGGAAGAACTGTGACGGCCAATATCATTCAAAGGTTTTCATTATCTAAATATTACCTGCTCTGTATAGGTCTGATCATGGCTGTTCTTACCCTTATTGTAGGAATTCAGTATTTCGGATCTGAAAATTCCGGGATATTGGTGTTTTTATTTCCGGTGATTGGGTTATTTTTATCTCCGCTCTACCCTGTTGTGAATTCAAAGATGATCGCGCAGGTTGATAAAGAGAAAATCAACCTGTTTACGTCCCTTATTGTTATTTTTTCTTCTTTAGGAAGCTCCGTCAGTTCTATTATTATGTCTGTTCTGTTTGGAAAAGAGCTCTTAAATTATTACCCTATTTATATCTTATTTGCTGTTTTAGTGCTTTTTACGGTAAGTTTGATATATTTTAGACTGTCAGGAAGGAAAATTTAG
- a CDS encoding SusC/RagA family TonB-linked outer membrane protein yields MNIRISGSFGLAAVLYFTANFNAQTKVKDSVPKENKIDEIVMIGYGGVKKQNLTSAVSSVKADAFDNRPIYSVGQALQGQAAGVNVIQASGKPGAALDVKIRGNNSISSSVSPLYVVDGIQTNDITGLNPDDIVDMTILKDASSTAIYGINGSSGVVIITTKRGKQGKPQLNFNAYWGISKTVKNIDVLNLDQYKTLMADIQANGGSDYLSTVTNPRYAGIDTDWRKEVFQTGFDQNYNVNYAFGNEKVKAYTALGYQDIEGIIKPAHFQRTSVKVNLDAVIAPWLKLNSSVNYYFTSLTNTNDNLSTARGGVVLSAFNTPSFLPVYGTDVNFIPSDGVVYDQTTGQINDGYKPGQFAPNPYQSSWENPVAYQSRKDKTQTQRFLSNLGLDVKVLKNLVWKPSISFDMTDSRNTKFTDGFQTSYGRSKSGIGSQEYIQYQEYNFENTLTYTLKKGVHDFSLLGGAQITQKSFQNEYFAGEKFPEGIINFDYEKAATQGYDKHKDVLRNASFFGRALYTYDGKYTLMGVFRYNGSSNLAPEKKWGFFPGVSASWLVSKEDFLADSKVISELKLRGGWGQTGNVSGVPAYSHFNIFDPYWSNGIPAYTFKQYDSDVTWETTTDTNVGLDLGLFNNRIRFTTDLYKRKTTDLIFPYVMGNLSGPIYRNAGSLENKGIEFSLNTANIKNENFTWNTSFNISFAKNKILNFEQYLNTIDVISMESVGGKVIRFQPGHALSTFYGYKVDHVDPNTGNMIYKDLNGNGYQDVDDRTFIGNPNPKYTFGFSNNFTLKNWYMDVLITGSVGNDVFNATRFDLEMMNDYKNQSTAVLNRWTTPGQITDVPRANSASAQEISDRFVEDGSYVKLKAVTLGYNFNNPFKGVSKLNVYVTGQNLFTITDYSGMDPEVNAFTPNRNTSGAEKSVFGIDYGTYPQVRTFIIGLKANF; encoded by the coding sequence ATGAATATAAGAATATCAGGAAGTTTTGGACTGGCCGCAGTGCTGTATTTTACAGCCAATTTCAATGCCCAGACCAAGGTAAAAGATTCTGTTCCCAAGGAAAATAAAATAGACGAGATTGTCATGATCGGATATGGAGGAGTGAAAAAGCAGAACCTTACCAGTGCAGTCTCTTCAGTAAAAGCAGATGCCTTTGATAACAGACCAATCTACAGCGTAGGACAGGCTTTACAGGGACAGGCGGCAGGAGTGAATGTCATTCAGGCTTCAGGAAAGCCAGGAGCAGCTCTTGATGTGAAAATCAGGGGGAATAACTCAATTTCATCCTCGGTGAGCCCTCTGTATGTAGTTGACGGAATCCAGACCAATGACATCACCGGGCTGAATCCTGACGATATTGTTGATATGACTATTCTTAAAGATGCCTCTTCTACCGCTATTTACGGAATAAACGGATCTTCAGGAGTGGTTATCATTACAACCAAAAGAGGAAAACAGGGAAAACCCCAGCTTAATTTTAATGCCTATTGGGGAATTTCAAAAACCGTGAAAAATATTGATGTCCTGAATCTTGATCAGTATAAAACCTTAATGGCAGACATCCAGGCAAACGGCGGATCAGACTATCTTTCCACCGTTACCAACCCCAGATATGCAGGGATTGATACCGATTGGAGAAAAGAAGTTTTTCAGACCGGATTTGATCAGAATTATAACGTAAACTATGCCTTTGGAAATGAGAAAGTAAAAGCTTACACCGCATTAGGGTATCAGGATATTGAAGGAATCATCAAGCCTGCTCATTTTCAGAGGACTTCGGTGAAAGTAAACTTAGATGCAGTGATTGCACCCTGGCTGAAATTAAATTCCTCAGTCAATTACTACTTTACCTCACTCACCAATACCAACGATAATTTAAGTACAGCGAGAGGTGGGGTAGTGCTCAGTGCTTTTAATACGCCGAGTTTTCTGCCTGTATACGGAACAGATGTTAATTTCATCCCGTCAGATGGAGTAGTCTATGATCAGACAACAGGCCAGATTAATGACGGATATAAGCCGGGCCAGTTTGCTCCGAATCCTTATCAGTCGTCTTGGGAAAATCCAGTTGCTTATCAGTCAAGAAAAGATAAAACCCAGACTCAGCGTTTCCTAAGCAATTTAGGTCTTGATGTGAAAGTTCTGAAAAATCTGGTATGGAAGCCAAGCATTTCATTTGATATGACAGACTCCCGGAATACTAAATTTACAGACGGATTCCAGACCAGCTACGGAAGATCAAAATCCGGAATAGGCTCCCAGGAGTATATTCAGTATCAGGAATATAACTTTGAAAATACCTTAACTTATACCCTGAAAAAAGGGGTTCATGATTTTTCATTACTTGGAGGAGCCCAGATCACCCAGAAAAGTTTTCAGAATGAATACTTTGCCGGAGAAAAATTCCCTGAAGGAATAATAAATTTCGATTATGAAAAGGCGGCAACACAAGGTTATGACAAACATAAAGACGTTCTGAGAAATGCTTCGTTCTTCGGAAGGGCCTTGTACACGTATGACGGAAAATATACCTTAATGGGAGTGTTCAGGTATAACGGTTCCTCAAACCTTGCTCCGGAAAAAAAATGGGGTTTCTTCCCGGGTGTTTCAGCTTCATGGCTGGTGTCTAAAGAAGATTTCCTGGCAGACAGTAAAGTCATCAGCGAATTAAAACTGAGAGGGGGATGGGGACAGACCGGAAATGTGTCAGGGGTTCCTGCTTATTCACACTTTAACATATTTGATCCGTATTGGTCAAATGGAATTCCTGCCTATACATTTAAACAATATGACAGTGATGTAACCTGGGAAACAACAACCGATACCAATGTAGGGCTGGATCTTGGGCTTTTCAATAACCGGATCAGGTTTACAACGGATCTCTATAAAAGGAAGACTACGGACCTTATTTTCCCTTATGTAATGGGGAATTTATCAGGACCAATCTATAGAAACGCCGGAAGCCTGGAAAATAAAGGAATTGAGTTTTCATTGAATACCGCTAATATCAAGAACGAAAACTTTACATGGAACACGTCATTCAACATTTCATTTGCTAAAAATAAAATTCTGAACTTTGAGCAATACCTCAATACCATTGATGTAATAAGTATGGAAAGTGTTGGAGGTAAAGTAATTCGTTTTCAACCTGGACATGCTTTGAGTACATTTTACGGATATAAAGTAGATCACGTAGATCCAAATACCGGAAACATGATCTATAAAGACCTGAATGGTAATGGATACCAGGATGTGGACGACAGAACATTTATCGGAAATCCAAATCCAAAATATACCTTTGGCTTCAGCAATAATTTTACCCTGAAAAACTGGTATATGGATGTTTTGATTACCGGCTCTGTAGGAAATGATGTCTTCAACGCAACCCGTTTTGATCTGGAAATGATGAATGATTATAAAAATCAATCTACGGCTGTTCTTAACCGATGGACTACGCCGGGACAGATTACCGATGTTCCGAGAGCCAATTCGGCGTCTGCACAGGAAATTTCAGACAGATTTGTGGAAGACGGATCTTATGTGAAACTGAAAGCGGTAACATTAGGATATAATTTCAATAATCCTTTCAAAGGAGTAAGCAAACTGAATGTGTACGTAACCGGACAAAATCTATTCACTATTACAGACTATTCCGGAATGGACCCTGAAGTAAATGCTTTCACGCCTAACAGAAATACATCCGGTGCAGAGAAATCTGTTTTCGGAATAGATTACGGAACCTATCCTCAGGTGAGAACCTTCATCATTGGTTTAAAAGCTAATTTCTAA
- a CDS encoding RagB/SusD family nutrient uptake outer membrane protein has translation MKINKAIYYLFGASVLAASVSCNDFLDTEPITEQGISIDNPLKTATDAENRMSTIYTAFGNEYWQLDYFFNGDAQTEISYAGADNVQNFQQDEYRIVATNPNVERDWKYLYGFINDCNMILNYADNINDPALTAARKAEMKSEAAIFRALYYFHAVQLWGDIPLVTKAVIGVNASNFDEVYSQVYPARKTVKEAYDLIIADLEGAIANAPSGTQKYRANKNFAYGLLAKVYASKPNPDWTKVKQYASNISGVNLLPVYDQLFDGTHEANSESIFEVDGNAGTVWAWGSSMFYGTDWKKFNVPSNDLVKAFNDAGDTQRLNSSVKFLPVSWSDKYWTSNNYPFMYKMRKTDGTQNFYILRYADVLLLQAEAAVRTGDYTGAAGFINQVRTRAGLSPVAISSETDGIQKVLQERKLELAFEGQRWFDLKRTGAAVAILSQQKDGNGVILPYAASINQNRLLWPIPQGQRDNNQNLTQNSGY, from the coding sequence ATGAAAATCAATAAAGCAATATATTATTTATTCGGTGCATCAGTACTTGCTGCCAGCGTTTCCTGCAATGACTTTCTGGATACAGAACCCATTACTGAACAGGGGATTTCTATTGATAATCCGTTAAAAACAGCAACAGATGCAGAAAACAGGATGAGCACCATTTACACTGCATTTGGAAATGAATACTGGCAGCTGGATTATTTTTTTAATGGTGATGCCCAGACAGAAATTTCCTATGCAGGAGCAGATAACGTTCAGAATTTTCAGCAGGATGAATATCGTATTGTAGCAACTAATCCGAATGTTGAAAGAGACTGGAAATATCTGTACGGGTTTATCAATGACTGTAATATGATCCTCAATTATGCCGATAATATCAATGATCCGGCGCTTACAGCAGCAAGAAAGGCTGAAATGAAATCAGAAGCAGCGATATTTAGAGCACTTTACTATTTCCATGCTGTTCAGCTATGGGGCGATATTCCTTTGGTTACCAAGGCTGTAATAGGAGTGAATGCCAGTAATTTTGATGAAGTATACAGTCAGGTATATCCCGCCAGAAAAACAGTAAAAGAAGCTTATGATCTGATTATTGCCGATCTGGAGGGAGCTATTGCCAATGCACCATCAGGAACTCAAAAATACAGAGCCAATAAAAACTTTGCTTATGGTCTTCTTGCGAAAGTGTATGCCTCAAAGCCGAATCCGGACTGGACCAAAGTAAAACAATATGCTTCCAATATTTCAGGGGTAAATCTTCTTCCGGTTTATGATCAGCTTTTTGACGGTACGCATGAAGCTAATTCCGAATCTATTTTTGAAGTCGATGGAAATGCCGGAACAGTCTGGGCCTGGGGATCATCCATGTTTTATGGAACAGACTGGAAAAAATTCAATGTTCCGTCTAATGATCTGGTAAAGGCATTTAATGATGCCGGAGATACCCAGCGTTTAAACAGCTCCGTTAAATTTTTACCGGTAAGTTGGTCAGATAAGTACTGGACGAGTAATAACTATCCATTCATGTATAAAATGAGGAAAACCGATGGAACTCAGAATTTTTATATCCTGAGATATGCGGATGTTCTCTTACTTCAGGCTGAAGCAGCCGTAAGAACCGGAGATTACACAGGTGCCGCAGGTTTTATCAATCAGGTAAGAACAAGAGCCGGACTTTCTCCGGTTGCTATTTCATCGGAAACGGATGGGATTCAGAAAGTTCTTCAGGAAAGAAAACTGGAACTGGCATTTGAAGGTCAGAGATGGTTTGATCTTAAAAGAACAGGAGCAGCCGTTGCCATCCTTTCCCAGCAGAAAGACGGAAACGGAGTGATACTGCCTTATGCTGCAAGCATTAATCAGAACAGGTTATTATGGCCGATTCCGCAGGGACAGAGGGATAACAATCAGAATTTAACCCAAAATTCCGGCTATTAA
- a CDS encoding glycoside hydrolase family 30 protein — translation MKFHNLYSFFFNGTALLCGVVLFPLSCTSVAGNKGNEVQFWLTKGDQSVKLQQQTPVKFTQNKNDFQNIKIDESQKFQYIDGFGYTLTGGSVEVINRLSPAKRKALLNELFGDDKNSISVSYLRLSIGASDLDGEVFSYDDLPEGQTDPSLSKFSLAKDKNLIAMLKEILAINPEIKIIAAPWSAPVWMKDNGKSKGGSLKPEFYGAYANYFVKYIQGMKKEGIHIDAITPQNEPLHPGNNPSLYMPSEQQRDFIKGFLGPAFKASQIKTKIVVYDHNCNKPEYALDILKDPEAYQYIDGSAFHLYEGDISALSTVHNAFPDKNLYFTEQWTGAKGTFNEDLNWHTKNVIIGSMRNWSKTALEWNVANDPKYGPHTDGGCTECKGAITVSDSENFTRNVSYYIIAHASKFVPAGSQRIASTQTEHLSTAAFKTPKGKTVLIVQNGNTTDENFNIQYNGKTATVKISGNSAATYIF, via the coding sequence ATGAAGTTTCACAACTTATATAGTTTCTTTTTTAATGGTACCGCACTGCTTTGTGGTGTGGTACTTTTTCCTTTGTCATGCACATCTGTGGCAGGAAACAAAGGAAATGAAGTTCAGTTTTGGCTTACAAAAGGAGATCAGAGTGTAAAATTACAGCAGCAGACCCCGGTAAAATTTACCCAAAACAAGAATGATTTTCAGAATATTAAAATTGATGAATCTCAAAAGTTTCAATATATAGACGGTTTCGGATATACCTTAACGGGCGGAAGCGTAGAAGTCATCAACCGTCTTTCACCTGCGAAAAGGAAAGCATTATTGAACGAACTTTTTGGTGATGATAAAAATTCGATCTCTGTAAGCTATCTCCGGTTAAGCATCGGAGCTTCAGATCTGGACGGAGAAGTTTTTTCATACGATGACCTGCCGGAAGGACAGACAGATCCTTCTTTGTCCAAATTCAGTCTGGCAAAAGATAAAAATCTGATTGCTATGCTGAAAGAGATTCTGGCAATTAATCCTGAAATAAAAATCATAGCAGCACCATGGTCGGCTCCTGTCTGGATGAAAGACAACGGAAAATCTAAAGGAGGAAGCCTAAAACCTGAATTTTATGGAGCTTACGCCAATTATTTTGTCAAATATATTCAAGGGATGAAGAAAGAAGGAATTCATATTGATGCCATCACACCTCAAAATGAACCCTTACATCCTGGAAATAATCCAAGTTTGTATATGCCTTCCGAACAGCAGAGAGACTTTATCAAAGGCTTTTTGGGACCCGCTTTTAAAGCCAGTCAGATCAAAACTAAAATTGTGGTGTACGATCACAACTGCAACAAACCGGAATATGCCCTTGATATTCTGAAAGATCCCGAAGCTTATCAGTATATTGACGGTTCTGCGTTTCATTTATACGAAGGAGATATCTCAGCTTTAAGCACAGTTCATAACGCTTTTCCGGATAAAAATTTGTACTTTACCGAACAGTGGACCGGAGCGAAAGGAACTTTTAACGAAGACCTGAACTGGCATACCAAGAATGTGATTATCGGTTCCATGAGAAACTGGAGTAAAACGGCTCTGGAATGGAATGTAGCTAATGACCCGAAATATGGCCCCCATACCGATGGTGGCTGTACAGAATGTAAAGGAGCAATAACCGTTTCCGACAGTGAAAACTTCACCAGAAATGTTTCTTATTACATTATTGCACATGCCTCAAAATTTGTTCCTGCAGGCTCTCAGCGTATTGCTTCCACGCAGACAGAACATCTTTCCACGGCAGCATTTAAAACTCCAAAAGGGAAAACAGTTCTGATTGTACAGAATGGAAATACCACGGATGAAAATTTTAATATACAATATAACGGAAAAACAGCTACAGTAAAAATCTCCGGAAACTCAGCTGCAACCTATATTTTTTAA
- the bglX gene encoding beta-glucosidase BglX — translation MKKAYFLLAFSALGINAYGQKTVDQKVSELLSKMSLEEKVGQLVQYSGFEYATGPQNSNSATVLEEIKKGRVGSMLNVAGAEETIAFQKLALQSGLKIPLLFGQDVIHGYRTTFPVNLGQAASWDLRLIEKSERIAATEASAYGIHWTFAPMVDVARDPRWGRVMEGSGEDTYLGTQIGLARIRGFQGKGLGNLDAVMACAKHFAAYGAAVGGRDYNSVDMSLRQLHETYLPPFKAAADAGVATFMNSFNDINGIPATANSYILRDLLKGKWNYKGFVVSDWGSIGEMIPHGYAKDAGEAAEKAIAAGSDMDMESHIYMTELPRLVKEGKVNIKWVDDAAGRILKKKFEMGLFDDPYRFSSAKRQKEQTNNTEHRKFGREFGSKSIVLLKNHGNILPLSKAVKTVALIGPFGKETVANHGFWSITFKDDQQRIVSQFDGIKNQLDKNSTLLYAKGCNVDDNDRSMFAEAVETAKKADVVIMTLGEGHAMSGEAKSRSSIGFTGVQEDLLKEIAKTGKPIVLMINAGRPLIFNWAADHIPAIMYTWWLGTEAGNSIADVLFGTVNPGGKLPMSFPRTEGQIPVYYNHYNTGRPAKNNTDRNYVSAYIDLDNDPKFPFGYGLSYTEFKYSDMNLSSTALKGNQTLTVDVTVSNTGKYDGEEVVQLYVKDLFGKVVRPVKELKSFQKVLIRKGENKTVTFKLTPEDLKFFDNDLNYDWESGEFDIMIGTNSQNVQTKRINWTR, via the coding sequence ATGAAGAAGGCCTATTTTTTACTTGCATTTTCAGCATTAGGTATAAACGCTTACGGACAGAAAACAGTTGATCAGAAGGTTTCAGAACTTCTGTCTAAAATGAGCCTGGAAGAAAAAGTAGGACAACTGGTACAGTACAGCGGATTTGAATATGCTACAGGTCCCCAGAATTCAAATTCTGCTACAGTTTTAGAAGAAATAAAAAAAGGACGGGTAGGATCCATGCTTAATGTGGCGGGAGCTGAAGAAACCATAGCTTTTCAAAAGCTTGCTTTACAGTCCGGGCTGAAAATTCCTTTATTGTTCGGGCAGGACGTTATTCATGGTTACAGGACCACTTTTCCTGTTAATCTAGGACAGGCAGCCAGCTGGGATCTGAGACTCATTGAAAAATCTGAAAGAATTGCAGCAACAGAAGCTTCCGCATACGGAATACACTGGACTTTCGCACCGATGGTAGACGTGGCAAGAGATCCGAGATGGGGAAGGGTAATGGAAGGTTCCGGAGAAGACACCTATCTGGGTACACAGATAGGGTTGGCAAGGATCAGAGGATTTCAGGGAAAAGGTCTGGGAAATCTTGATGCCGTGATGGCCTGTGCCAAACATTTTGCCGCTTATGGTGCCGCAGTAGGAGGAAGAGATTATAATTCGGTGGATATGAGTTTAAGACAGCTTCACGAAACCTATCTGCCTCCTTTTAAGGCCGCAGCAGATGCAGGAGTAGCTACTTTTATGAATTCGTTTAATGACATCAACGGAATCCCGGCAACAGCCAACTCATATATTCTCAGAGACCTTTTAAAAGGGAAATGGAATTATAAAGGCTTTGTAGTTTCTGACTGGGGAAGTATCGGGGAAATGATTCCTCACGGTTATGCCAAAGATGCAGGAGAAGCGGCTGAAAAAGCCATTGCAGCAGGAAGTGATATGGATATGGAAAGCCATATCTATATGACAGAACTTCCCAGGTTGGTAAAAGAGGGAAAGGTAAATATTAAATGGGTAGATGATGCCGCCGGAAGAATCCTGAAAAAGAAATTTGAAATGGGACTTTTTGATGATCCCTACAGATTCAGCAGTGCGAAAAGACAAAAAGAACAGACCAATAATACAGAACACCGGAAATTTGGAAGAGAATTTGGTTCCAAAAGCATTGTATTGCTTAAAAACCACGGAAATATATTACCTCTTTCAAAAGCAGTAAAAACTGTTGCCCTGATTGGTCCTTTCGGCAAAGAAACGGTAGCCAATCACGGATTTTGGTCGATTACTTTCAAGGATGACCAGCAGAGAATTGTTTCCCAGTTTGACGGAATTAAAAACCAGCTGGATAAAAATTCAACTTTATTATATGCAAAAGGCTGTAATGTAGATGATAACGACAGATCTATGTTTGCTGAAGCTGTTGAAACGGCAAAAAAAGCAGATGTAGTGATTATGACACTGGGAGAAGGCCACGCAATGAGCGGTGAAGCCAAAAGCAGAAGCAGCATCGGCTTTACGGGAGTTCAGGAAGACCTTTTAAAAGAAATTGCAAAAACTGGAAAGCCTATCGTTCTGATGATCAATGCGGGAAGACCTCTGATCTTTAACTGGGCAGCAGATCATATTCCGGCCATCATGTATACCTGGTGGCTGGGTACAGAAGCGGGGAATTCCATAGCAGATGTTCTGTTCGGAACCGTAAACCCGGGAGGGAAACTGCCCATGAGTTTTCCAAGAACAGAAGGGCAGATTCCGGTTTATTACAACCATTACAATACGGGAAGACCTGCCAAAAATAATACAGACCGGAATTATGTTTCGGCCTATATTGATCTGGATAATGATCCCAAATTTCCTTTTGGATACGGACTTAGCTATACTGAATTTAAATATTCCGATATGAACCTAAGTTCCACAGCTTTGAAAGGAAATCAGACTTTAACTGTTGATGTAACAGTTTCCAATACCGGAAAATATGATGGTGAGGAAGTCGTACAGCTTTATGTGAAGGATTTATTCGGAAAGGTGGTGAGGCCCGTGAAAGAATTGAAAAGCTTTCAGAAAGTATTGATCAGGAAAGGAGAAAACAAGACTGTAACCTTTAAACTGACACCGGAAGATCTTAAATTTTTTGACAATGACCTGAATTATGACTGGGAAAGCGGAGAGTTTGACATCATGATTGGAACTAACTCCCAAAATGTTCAAACTAAAAGAATCAACTGGACTCGATAA